From a single Lolium rigidum isolate FL_2022 chromosome 7, APGP_CSIRO_Lrig_0.1, whole genome shotgun sequence genomic region:
- the LOC124678860 gene encoding non-structural maintenance of chromosomes element 3 homolog, with protein sequence MAANDDLAQIDISTEEKDKLVAEVMRYVLFKTHQTSGCPIKREELTQIITKNYRQRGLPALVIKEAGDRLAATFGYEMRELQRTRAPSNRSARTSSQQLSNVDAKSYVLVSKLEPEVYSKYVEDKERAHLSGFAFVVISIVHVAGGKITEEDLWHQLKRLGLNENDENHPLLGNNKQALELLVQQRYLLKEKIAGPEGHFMSYELAERALDESISSKLKEYISQVVGTSAGTAE encoded by the exons ATGGCAGCCAACGACGACCTCGCCCAGATCGACATCTCCACGGAG GAGAAGGACAAACTGGTGGCGGAGGTGATGCGCTACGTGCTCTTCAAGACGCACCAGACCTCCGGCTGCCCCATCAAGCGGGAGGAGCTCACCCAGATCATCACCAAGAACTACCGCCAGCGCGGGCTCCCGGCGCTCGTCATCAAGGAGGCCGGGGACAGGCTCGCCGCCACATTCGGCTACGAGATGAGGGAGCTCCAGAGGACGCGCGCCCCGTCCAACCGCTCCGCACGCACATCCTCCCAGCAGCTCA GCAACGTGGATGCGAAGAGCTACGTCCTGGTAAGCAAGCTGGAACCTGAGGTGTACAGCAAGTATGTCGAGGATAAGGAGCGTGCCCATCTGTCTGGCTTCGCTTTTGTTGTCATAAGCATTGTTCATGTCGCCGGTGGCAAGATCACCGAAG AGGACCTTTGGCATCAGCTCAAACGGCTGGGCTTAAATGAGAATGATGAGAACCACCCTCTTCTAGGAAACAACAAGCAGGCGCTTGAACTGCTAGTGCAGCAAAG GTACTTGCTCAAGGAGAAAATTGCTGGTCCAGAAGGCCATTTCATGAGCTATGAGCTTGCGGAGAGGGCATTGGATGAATCCATCAGTTCCAAGCTTAAAGAATACATTTCACAG GTTGTGGGCACAAGTGCTGGTACAGCAGAGTGA